Proteins from a genomic interval of Choristoneura fumiferana chromosome 12, NRCan_CFum_1, whole genome shotgun sequence:
- the LOC141433329 gene encoding endocuticle structural glycoprotein ABD-4-like: MRFIVLVLAVAAVSADVSSFQPYQSQQPQQQQQQQYTTEPIPIIRQEQVINPDGSYKWSYETGNGIAAEEQGYVKNLGVPEQEAQTAQGQFQYTAPDGQVIQLQYIADENGFQPQGAHLPTPPPIPAEIQKALDYLATLPPQTPEARDYRTK, from the exons ATGCGTTTT ATTGTTCTTGTACTAGCCGTGGCAGCGGTGAGCGCTGACGTCAGCAGTTTCCAACCCTACCAAtcacaacagccacaacaacaacaacagcaacaaTACACTACAGAGCCTATTCCTATCATACGACAGGAACAGGTCATCAACCCGGATGGATCTTATAAGTGGAg ttACGAGACTGGTAATGGCATTGCAGCTGAAGAGCAAGGCTACGTCAAGAATCTTGGTGTTCCGGAGCAGGAGGCTCAGACCGCGCAAGGGCAATTCCAGTACACAGCTCCTGATGGCCAG GTAATTCAGCTGCAGTATATCGCCGATGAGAATGGGTTCCAGCCACAGGGAGCTCATCTCCCCACCCCTCCTCCAATTCCAGCTGAGATCCAAAAAGCACTGGACTACCTTGCTACCCTGCCACCTCAGACTCCCGAAGCCAGGGACTACAGAACTAAATAG